In the genome of Gadus morhua chromosome 12, gadMor3.0, whole genome shotgun sequence, one region contains:
- the ttc22 gene encoding tetratricopeptide repeat protein 22 codes for MEEGVIEADVSTDDIEAIMENMEYIPGYFHLELNLNGNPTGPVDLRQRDTHLRLDGLRAEVEAESGYLQYAIRNLLGFLAFHLEQLEVAEERFRDICKEDPGNLNAWANLGYVYDKLGQEVEAGECVEKVSQLMGLDGGEACQEESRLLAARCLAEQAYVQPYDVELDTEEELRDRLSMALTLYNRALDYAGDLIQLEEKRSWYFKMATIYIRLDDIVKTKNDSEYSRLSHYNKGLRLLTEALKSKKTQLKALSWCYIGIMLEKKEEFSTVPMSIHDCGLSGSDPLSCHGTAIKLASDNAFVLNLLAKLFFVLGKQEMSMGICNMALSVLPDPELNYQAYCTRAKINVMAYVRDLERYKQGEGGIPDRQQLAEAKRDLDKVLHVHPCLRTHMEMAQVLYYSGVDALQESLLVDEGAVNSALVSISQSLQQEPGPSLPDLHLLRGRCLLLKGEEQNAADCFKRAMELERPGSADPTALRCLLETLLALFAQGGPEPGPGPVVTQLEELLHRAEQRYTEKVVQDELRHLYRSHTAEVTELSRALIKAGRLDLVRRLLEALQPKLPSRKKGLFKSYSIA; via the exons atggaggagggggtgatagAAGCGGACGTCAGCACAGATGACATAGAGGCAATCATGGAGAACATGGAGTACATCCCGGGCTACTTCCACCTGGAGCTCAACCTCAACGGCAACCCGACAGGGCCCGTGGATTTGCGGCAGCGGGACACCCACCTGAGGCTGGACGGCCTGCGGGCGGAGGTCGAGGCGGAGTCGGGGTACCTGCAGTACGCCATCCGCAACCTCCTGggcttcctggccttccacctTGAGCAGCTGGAGGTTGCAGAGGAAAGGTTCAG AGACATCTGTAAGGAAGACCCTGGGAACCTCAACGCCTGGGCCAACCTGGGCTACGTCTATGACAAGCTGGgccaggaggtggaggcgggggaGTGTGTGGAGAAGGTGTCCCAGCTGATGGGCCTGGACGGCGGGGAGGCGTGTCAGGAGGAGTCCCGGCTGCTGGCGGCCCGCTGCCTGGCCGAGCAGGCCTACGTCCAGCCCTATGACGTGGAGCTAGACACtgaggaggagctgagagaCCGACTGAGCATGGCACTAACCCTGTACAACCGGGCCCTGGACTACGCAGGGGATCTG ATACAACTTGAAGAAAAAAGAAGTTGGTATTTTAAAATGGCAACCATTTACATCAG GCTAGATGACATAGTGAAGACCAAGAATGATTCTGAATATTCCAGGCTTTCCCACTACAACAAGGGACTTAGGCTTCTGACTGAAGCACTCAAGTCAAAGAAAACACAGCTCAAAG CTCTTTCCTGGTGTTATATTGGCATCATGCTGGAAAAGAAGGAGGAGTTCTCCACGGTGCCCATGTCTATACATGACTGTGGTCTCTCCGGCTCAGACCCCCTGTCCTGCCACGGAACC GCCATAAAGCTGGCCAGCGACAATGCGTTCGTCCTGAACCTCCTTGCCAAGCTGTTTTTCGTGCTGGGGAAACAGGAGATGTCCATGGGGATCTGTAATATGGCTCTCAGCGTGCTGCCAGACCCTGAGCTCAACTACCAGGCCTACTGCACCCGGGCCAAG ATCAACGTGATGGCTTACGTGAGGGACCTGGAGAGGTAcaagcagggagagggagggatcccGGACAGACAGCAGCTGGCCGAAGCGAAGAGGGACCTTGACAAAGTCCTACACGTACACCCCTGCCTGAGGACACACATGGAGATGGCTCAG GTGCTGTACTACTCGGGTGTTGATGCGCTTCAGGAAAGCCTGCTGGTGGACGAGGGAGCGGTGAACAGCGCCCTCGTGAGCATATCCCAGTCCCTGCAGCAGGAGCCGGGCCCCAGCCTCCCAGACCTCCACCTGCTCCGGGGCCGCTGCCTCCTCCtgaagggagaggagcagaACGCTGCAGACTGCTTCAAGAGAGCGATGGAGCTGGAGAGGCCCGGGAGCGCTGACCCCACGGCTCTGCGCTGCCTGCTGGAGACTCTCCTGGCGCTGTTCGCCCAGGGAGGCCCCGAACCCGGCCCGGGGCCTGTGGTCACCCAGCTTGAAGAGTTGCTGCACAGGGCAGAACAGAGGTATACCGAAAAGGTGGTGCAGGATGAGCTGAGGCACCTGTATCGCTCGCACACCGCTGAGGTCACAGAGCTGTCTCGAGCTCTGATTAAAGCGGGACGGCTGGACCTCGTGAGGCGGCTCCTGGAGGCCTTACAGCCGAAGCTGCCCAGTAGAAAGAAAGGGCTTTTCAAGTCTTATTCCATCGCGTGA